The genomic region TTAAGCTGATATGATGATGAAGAAGTTTAGGTATTTTACCAATAGTAAAATATTTGGTATTTTTTAATACACCGTAATACGCTACTTGACCCGGCCCAGGCAAAAATGATCCCGTATTTTAAAAAATATCTGTTTAAAAAAAAGGCAATACAAAAAATCCCTCACCTTCTCAAGTACCTCATACTGAGTATCTTTTCACCTGCCACCATCTCTGTACTTGCAATAGCGATCAACTACAACCATCTCCCGCCATGTCGATCTCAGGTTAATGTGTTTTCTAAAACAAAATTTGTTGTTTATTAACTGTAAGCACAGGGTTTTCCGAATTGAAAATCTAAACAATTTAGAACAAGGTTTATCATCACATTTGTTTATTGTAAATCATTAAAATCAAACAACAGATCTACACTTCACATGTATTTATGCTTTTTTATTTGAACATGAATCGATTTTATCTCACAGTTATGTGCATATATAATATCAGTGTTTTTCTTTGGAATTACACTCATGCATGTGTGAGTCTGTAAATTTATTGTGTTATACCTTTAAGTTCATACCAAATGTTCATTTATGATATTGCACATGTATATATTATTTGCTAATTATCTGCAGATTCCCAACAGGTTACTTAGGGTTTGATTTATGTTACAGCAATATGTATTGTGAACTTTCAAGCTACAATACCAATATAGTTTGCTTAGGTTTGAAAATGACAGCATATACATTTTATCTAACCATTTTAAATCTAACAATTGATCTGTGATGTAATTGAGTATTTTGTTCTTTGTTTGCATATTAATGAATTGAATCACAAATACAGCTGGAAACAATGATGCCTCTACTAGTCAAACACGTGCACTCGCCCTTGACCAGCTGAATAGAGCTGAAAGGTACAACATATGGAGCACCGTTGATGTCACATACATCTTCTTCGACATACCAAGGGGAACTTTTTGGGTGAGTTAGATACTTTTTTAGAGAAACAGTTAAACGTATTTGTGTATATAGCAATGACAAATAATTATGAAATCATTAACAAATAATATGTCAATGTCATTTAGGAACTACCTGAGGACTTTAACCGCATCCGAGAACTCGAGGCTGGCTGCACCTATATATGCTTGGATATGGAAGGGACATTCCATTGGTGGGATATAAAACAGGCCACAGATGTAaccaaaaaaaaactttttgttttgaAAGGCTGGGAGTTCTTTGTGGCTTTGAATGGGTACAAAGTGGGTGAGAGGTGTATGATTGGGTACTCATGTCTGTATAAGAGTTTTTTCATGGTCATGGATGGAAGCCACCCACTTTAACAATCTCATTAGGGTCAATAGTCTTTTGATAGTGCAGCTTTAATAACTCTAATTTGTGGAGTAGTTATAGTCTATGTACGAATTACACGTGTACATGTTTTGATAACTTTTTTAGTTCCTCACCGGAGAACAATTTATGTTTTAGATTTACTAATGTATGTAAGAATTCTATATTATGATATGTGCTGTAACGATTGACCATGGTGAATTCCTTCGACGAGGCTATCACCATGACACCGCTATTTTGCGTTTTACTCTTCTTATCTTGAGCTTTAGTGTAAAGGGTATACCCATTTATGTCATATCCTTGATATTGGAACATATGTTTAGGGGCGAATCCCAAAGCTTCAACCGTTTTATCAATATTTGGAAGTGTCCTCCTAACTTTGTCTTTCAACCATTCTGAAAAAGTTATTTTATGTTGATTTACCAACCACTTTGCACTCTTTTTAGGGTTTTGTTGTCTCAAGAACGACATGTGTTCTTGTATGAACGGATCAATAGATGTAGTGTGTTGTAAGACATTAAAATGAGCCTCTTGATAATCGGCAACATTTGAATAGCCCGTCTTGCGTCCAAGTGTCCCTTGACCTGATAGTCTTCCTTCACATTTGAATAGCCCGACTTTGTGgaatcccgacacttttaaacccatCCATATAGTTTGTGCAGAATTCGATCACTTCTTCGGATGCATATCCTTCAACGATACTGCCTTCTGGTCGATTAAGGTTCCTTACATAACCTTTCAAGATACCCATATATCTTTCAAATGGATACATATACCGTAAGAAAACTGGACCACATGCCTTTATTTCTCCTACAATATGAGATAGCAAATGAACCATGACATCAAAGAAATAAGGTGGAAAGTACATCTCGAGTTCGCAAAGAGTAAGTATGATATCTCTTTGATATTCATCCAGCACATCAGGATCAATCACCTTTGAATGAATCATGTTGAAAAATAAGCATAGTTTTGTTATTGTGTGTCGAATACGGTTGGGTAGAATTCCACGAATTGCGATAGGAATCATCTGGGTCATTAGTACATGACAATCATGTGACTTCATACCAAGCAACTTCAAATCTTTCATCGAAACCAACTTCCTAATGTTAGCAGAGTATCCTGATGGAACCTTAATACCATGTAAACATTGACAAAATTTAGTTTTCTCGACCTTCGACATAGTATAACAGGCCGGAGGAAGAAACTTGGTGGACCTTCCATCAATATCTTTAGGTTGTAGCTCTGGTCTGATATTCATTAATTCCATGTCCCTTCTAACTTTAATTCCATCTTTTGTTTTTCCGGGAATGTTCAACAGTAACCCTATCAAACTTTCACACACATTTTTCTCAATATGTTATACATCAATACAATGTCGGACTCGTAAATGCTTCCAGTAGGGTAATTTCCAAAAAATAGACTTTTTCTTCCAAATACCTTTTGGGGGACCAAAACCTTTCTTTCCCAACACAACATTTATATTAGcaactttggagagtgtagttacTCCATCCAATGGTGGTGGTAGTTTTCTATCCTCTATAGTACCATCAAATAAATCTGCCTTTTTATGATACGGGTGATTCTCAGCAAGCTCTCTCTGATGCTCCATAAATGCTAGTTTCTTACAATTTGTGAGCCATATCGAGTGAGTATTTTCCTCACGAATAGGACATGCCTTTTTCCCCTTCGTACTATATCCAGACAAATTACCATAAGCAGGAAAATCATTAATGGTGCAAAAAAGCATTGCCCGTAGTTGGAAGTATTCTTTCTTGTATGCATCATAAACGTGTATGCCGGTACTCCATAATTCCATCATTTCATCAACTAATGGTTGCAAATAAACATCAATGTCGTTTCCAGGTTGCTTTGGGCCTTGAATCAAAAGAGACATCATTATGTATTTTCTTTTCATACATAGCCAAGGCGGTAGGTTATAAATTCATAGAAGAACATGCCACGTGCTGTGACGGCTACTCAAATCTCCGAACGGATTAATTCCATCTGAACTGAGTCCGAACCTTATATTACGTATCTCATCCCCAAATTCTTCAAAATCTTTATCAAAATTTTTCCATTGATGTGAATTGGCCACATGTCGCATTTTACCATCATTTTTATGATCTTCAGCATGCCAACGTAATAATTTTGCATCTTTCTCATTTGCAAATAATCTCTTTAATCTTAGTATGATAGGCAAGTACCACAATAATTTTGCAGGAGGTCCATTTTCTGACACATCACTATCAACATTATCAGTCAGTTTTTCACGTTTATACCTAGATGTACCACATACCTTACATTGATGAAGGTCTTTGTCTTCATTCCTGTATAACATACAATCATTTGGACAAGAATGTATTCTCTGTATTTCCAATCCCATTGGGCACATTAATTTCTTTGCTTGGTATGTTGAAACCGGCAACTCATTACCTTCTGGTAGCATTTTGTTCAACAACTTTAACAGGCTAGTGAAACTTGTGTCGCTCCAACCATTGTTTGATTTTAAATTAACCAGTTGTATCACGGCGGAAAGTTTTGTAAAATTCATACAACCGGTATATAAAGGTTTTTCAGCGTCAACAAATAGTTGTTGTAATCTATCATGATACTTATCAGCAACATTATCCTCCATATCCAAATCGTCAAACATGTCATCAAAATTAACATTATTGTCACTATTGTATGAATCTTCTTCATTATCGGTATCGTTATCCAAAATAGACGAGTTAAGGTCAGCTAATGACTCACCATGAAAAGACCAACATGTGTACCCTCTCATAAATCCGTGTGCAATTAGATGACTTTTGATATCGGTTGAATCAGCATACCACCGTGCATTTTTGCATTTCTTACAAGGACAACTAATTGCGGTGTTTCCTTTTTCTAGTTGATCAGTCTCGGCAACTGTAATAAATTCATCTACACTATCCATAAACTCAGAGGTAGCGCGACCTATCTCGTACATCCAAGTATTCCGATCCATCTACAAGCAACATTGAAAAaagttaatacattattaataattaagAATGTAAAAAGTTGGAAAAGGGACTAGAACCCACGACCTCCTCTCTACCAAGCAACATCCTAACCATCTAAGCAATTGTGTTAACCTGACTGATttacatttattttctataaaaatATCACGTATCGTCTACTGTTAAAaaaaccccaaatcaaaatcaattgaGTTTTTATCGATCATAATCCCATTACCTCATTATCATTTCTCTTTTGTTACCTCAATTGAGTTTTTATCTGTCTGTGTTCTAAAAAAACCGCGAAGTAACCCAAATCACTTGAATCTGTAAACCCTAATTGTTCGATGCCCTATTCGATTTCTGTTCTATTTTAGATTCGGTCTCTGCACGATTCTACTTTGCTACCATGCCTTACACGAAGCAACTTATTACAAGAGAAAAAGAGTGTTTTTCAAAGGTTAATTCCtatcattaattataattaataattaattttgtaTATTTGATAATCTAAATTTATTACTTTTTTTATCAGAAAAAAACGTGAATATTATTATCGCGCATTTAGTCTTTGAAATGGGTTTGGTTATGAGTTCGGTCAATTTCCTTGTTATTGTATATTGTGTATGTGTGATATGTTTTCTATGTTATTCATAACACAATAATAAGACTGCATGTGTTTGAAATGATATTAAGGTGTATAAGCTTGTGTTTGTTGTACTATTATCTTAATTTGTATATGCAGGTGCTTAGATATGTATCTTTTCTATTGCATTTGATGTGTATCTTTTCTATTGCATTTTGTGTACAGatgtaacaaaaaaataaaaaaaggagTGTAAATAAACTGAAAAAGAAGTCAGCGGTTGTTCAGTTGAAGATTGAATTTGACGAGTTTGGCCAAGCTATTGGAAAAACCCAAGCTATTTTTTCGAGCAACATTGGCGTCTTAACTAGGAGCACTTGTGATTTCCTTGTAAAGGATTGGAAGCATGTGTCTCCTAATCAAAAACAAACTTTATGGAGCAAAATAAAGGTATTAAAATCTAAGATTTTGTttaattactttttatttatatatgttacaaCATTCAACACTTATATTAGATTACGTTATACAGGAACTTCATAATATTGAAGACAATTTTGCACGAAAAACAACACTGCAAAAA from Rutidosis leptorrhynchoides isolate AG116_Rl617_1_P2 chromosome 9, CSIRO_AGI_Rlap_v1, whole genome shotgun sequence harbors:
- the LOC139869323 gene encoding uncharacterized protein, producing MSLLIQGPKQPGNDIDVYLQPLVDEMMELWSTGIHVYDAYKKEYFQLRAMLFCTINDFPAYGNLSGYSTKGKKACPIREENTHSIWLTNCKKLAFMEHQRELAENHPYHKKADLFDGTIEDRKLPPPLDGVTTLSKVANINVVLGKKGFGPPKGLLLNIPGKTKDGIKVRRDMELMNIRPELQPKDIDGRSTKFLPPACYTMSKVEKTKFCQCLHGIKVPSGYSANIRKLVSMKDLKLLGMKSHDCHVIDPDVLDEYQRDIILTLCELEMYFPPYFFDVMVHLLSHIVGEIKACGPVFLRYMYPFERYMVSGFHKVGLFKCEGRLSGQGTLGRKTGYSNVADYQEAHFNVLQHTTSIDPFIQEHMSFLRQQNPKKSAKWLVNQHKITFSEWLKDKVRRTLPNIDKTVEALGFAPKHMFQYQGYDINGYTLYTKAQDKKSKTQNSGVMVIASSKEFTMVNRYSTYHNIEFLHTLVNLKHKLFSGEELKKLSKHVHV
- the LOC139869324 gene encoding uncharacterized protein, with product MVRMLLGREEMDRNTWMYEIGRATSEFMDSVDEFITVAETDQLEKGNTAISCPCKKCKNARWYADSTDIKSHLIAHGFMRGYTCWSFHGESLADLNSSILDNDTDNEEDSYNSDNNVNFDDMFDDLDMEDNVADKYHDRLQQLFVDAEKPLYTGCMNFTKLSAVIQLVNLKSNNGWSDTSFTSLLKLLNKMLPEGNELPVSTYQAKKLMCPMGLEIQRIHSCPNDCMLYRNEDKDLHQCKVCGTSRYKREKLTDNVDSDVSENGPPAKLLWYLPIILRLKRLFANEKDAKLLRWHAEDHKNDGKMRHVANSHQWKNFDKDFEEFGDEIRNIRFGLSSDGINPFGDLSSRHSTWHVLL